The following coding sequences are from one Macaca mulatta isolate MMU2019108-1 chromosome 7, T2T-MMU8v2.0, whole genome shotgun sequence window:
- the MKRN3 gene encoding E3 ubiquitin-protein ligase makorin-3 isoform X1, producing MEEPAAPSEAQEAAGAQAGAEAAGEGVSGPDLPVCEPSRESAAPDSALPHAPVGWAPFPVAPVPAHLRTGGLRPAPASGGGAWRNPFPSRSSGIWTKQIICRYYIHGQCKEGENCRYSHDLSGRKMATEGSVSPPGASAGGGPSTAAHIEPPTQEVAEAPPAASSLSLPVIGSAAERGFFEAERDNADRGAAGGAGVESWADAIEFVPGQPYRGRWVASAPEAPPQSSETERKQMAVGRGLRFCYYASRGVCFRGESCMFLHGDICDMCGLQALHPMDAAQREDHIRACIEAHEKDMELSFAVQRGMDKVCGICMEVVYEKANPNDRRFGILSNCNHTFCIRCIRRWRSARQFDNRIIKSCPQCRVTSDLVVPSEFWVEEEEEKQKLIQQYKEAMSNKACRYFAEGRGNCPFGDTCFYKHEYPEGWGDEPPGPGGGSFGAYWHQLVEPVRMGEGDMLYKSRKKELVVLRLASLLFKRFLLLRDELPFSEDQWDLLHYELEEYFNLNL from the coding sequence ATGGAAGAGCCTGCAGCTCCCTCAGAAGCCCAGGAGGCAGCCGGGGCCCAGGCAGGTGCTGAGGCAGCAGGGGAGGGTGTGTCCGGGCCGGACCTTCCCGTCTGTGAGCCCTCCAGGGAATCTGCTGCTCCAGATTCGGCCCTGCCACATGCGCCTGTGGGCTGGGCCCCCTTCCCTGTAGCTCCAGTCCCTGCCCACCTCCGCACAGGAGGCCTGAGGCCTGCACCAGCCTCAGGAGGAGGAGCATGGCGCAATCCGTTTCCAAGCCGAAGCAGCGGCATTTGGACAAAGCAGATCATCTGCAGGTATTATATACATGGGCAGTGCAAGGAGGGGGAGAACTGTCGCTATTCCCACGACCTTTCTGGTCGGAAGATGGCCACTGAGGGCAGCGTTTCGCCGCCTGGGGCCTCTGCAGGTGGAGGCCCTAGCACGGCTGCGCACATCGAGCCCCCGACTCAGGAAGTGGCGGAAGCCCCCCCGGCTGCATCCTCCCTTTCCTTGCCTGTGATTGGCTCGGCTGCTGAAAGGGGTTTCTTTGAAGCCGAGAGAGACAATGCAGACCGTGGAGCTGCTGGAGGAGCAGGTGTAGAAAGCTGGGCGGATGCCATTGAGTTTGTTCCAGGGCAGCCCTACCGGGGCCGCTGGGTTGCATCTGCCCCCGAGGCTCCTCCACAGAGCTCAGAGACTGAGAGGAAGCAGATGGCTGTGGGCAGGGGGTTGCGGTTTTGCTATTATGCTTCCAGGGGAGTTTGCTTTCGTGGGGAGAGCTGTATGTTCCTCCATGGAGACATATGCGACATGTGTGGGCTGCAGGCCTTGCACCCCATGGATGCTGCCCAGAGGGAAGACCATATAAGGGCCTGCATTGAAGCACACGAGAAAGATATGGAACTCTCGTTTGCTGTGCAGCGTGGTATGGACAAGGTGTGTGGCATCTGCATGGAGGTTGTCTATGAGAAAGCCAACCCCAATGACCGCCGCTTTGGCATTCTTTCCAATTGCAACCATACCTTCTGTATTAGGTGTATCCGCAGGTGGAGAAGTGCCAGACAGTTTGATAACAGGATCATCAAGTCTTGCCCGCAGTGCAGGGTCACCTCCGACTTGGTCGTTCCCAGTGAGTtctgggtggaggaggaggaagagaagcagaaactTATTCAGCAATACAAGGAGGCAATGAGCAACAAGGCCTGCAGGTATTTTGCGGAAGGCAGGGGTAACTGCCCATTTGGAGACACATGCTTTTACAAGCATGAATACCCTGAGGGCTGGGGAGATGAGCCTCCTGGGCCAGGTGGTGGGTCATTCGGCGCATACTGGCATCAACTTGTGGAGCCTGTGCGAATGGGAGAGGGCGACATGCTCTATAAAAGCCGTAAGAAGGAGCTTGTCGTGCTTCGACTGGCCAGTCTGTTGTTTAAGCGGTTTCTTTTACTGAGAGATGAGTTACCCTTCTCTGAGGACCAGTGGGACTTGCTTCATTATGAGCTGGAAGAATATTTCAATTTGAATCTGTAG
- the MKRN3 gene encoding E3 ubiquitin-protein ligase makorin-3 isoform X2, with protein sequence MEEPAAPSEAQEAAGAQAGAEAAGEGVSGPDLPVCEPSRESAAPDSALPHAPVGWAPFPVAPVPAHLRTGGLRPAPASGGGAWRNPFPSRSSGIWTKQIICRYYIHGQCKEGENCRYSHDLSGRKMATEGSVSPPGASAGGGPSTAAHIEPPTQEVAEAPPAASSLSLPVIGSAAERGFFEAERDNADRGAAGGAGVESWADAIEFVPGQPYRGRWVASAPEAPPQSSETERKQMAVGRGLRFCYYASRGVCFRGESCMFLHGDICDMCGLQALHPMDAAQREDHIRACIEAHEKDMELSFAVQRGMDKVCGICMEVVYEKANPNDRRFGILSNCNHTFCIRCIRRWRSARQFDNRIIKSCPQCRVTSDLVVPSEFWVEEEEEKQKLIQQYKEAMSNKACRFTAVKNLPGVSDETLDFGLLS encoded by the coding sequence ATGGAAGAGCCTGCAGCTCCCTCAGAAGCCCAGGAGGCAGCCGGGGCCCAGGCAGGTGCTGAGGCAGCAGGGGAGGGTGTGTCCGGGCCGGACCTTCCCGTCTGTGAGCCCTCCAGGGAATCTGCTGCTCCAGATTCGGCCCTGCCACATGCGCCTGTGGGCTGGGCCCCCTTCCCTGTAGCTCCAGTCCCTGCCCACCTCCGCACAGGAGGCCTGAGGCCTGCACCAGCCTCAGGAGGAGGAGCATGGCGCAATCCGTTTCCAAGCCGAAGCAGCGGCATTTGGACAAAGCAGATCATCTGCAGGTATTATATACATGGGCAGTGCAAGGAGGGGGAGAACTGTCGCTATTCCCACGACCTTTCTGGTCGGAAGATGGCCACTGAGGGCAGCGTTTCGCCGCCTGGGGCCTCTGCAGGTGGAGGCCCTAGCACGGCTGCGCACATCGAGCCCCCGACTCAGGAAGTGGCGGAAGCCCCCCCGGCTGCATCCTCCCTTTCCTTGCCTGTGATTGGCTCGGCTGCTGAAAGGGGTTTCTTTGAAGCCGAGAGAGACAATGCAGACCGTGGAGCTGCTGGAGGAGCAGGTGTAGAAAGCTGGGCGGATGCCATTGAGTTTGTTCCAGGGCAGCCCTACCGGGGCCGCTGGGTTGCATCTGCCCCCGAGGCTCCTCCACAGAGCTCAGAGACTGAGAGGAAGCAGATGGCTGTGGGCAGGGGGTTGCGGTTTTGCTATTATGCTTCCAGGGGAGTTTGCTTTCGTGGGGAGAGCTGTATGTTCCTCCATGGAGACATATGCGACATGTGTGGGCTGCAGGCCTTGCACCCCATGGATGCTGCCCAGAGGGAAGACCATATAAGGGCCTGCATTGAAGCACACGAGAAAGATATGGAACTCTCGTTTGCTGTGCAGCGTGGTATGGACAAGGTGTGTGGCATCTGCATGGAGGTTGTCTATGAGAAAGCCAACCCCAATGACCGCCGCTTTGGCATTCTTTCCAATTGCAACCATACCTTCTGTATTAGGTGTATCCGCAGGTGGAGAAGTGCCAGACAGTTTGATAACAGGATCATCAAGTCTTGCCCGCAGTGCAGGGTCACCTCCGACTTGGTCGTTCCCAGTGAGTtctgggtggaggaggaggaagagaagcagaaactTATTCAGCAATACAAGGAGGCAATGAGCAACAAGGCCTGCAG